A single Tindallia californiensis DNA region contains:
- the nifJ gene encoding pyruvate:ferredoxin (flavodoxin) oxidoreductase, whose amino-acid sequence MSKLMKTMDGNTAAAYVSYAFTDVAAIYPITPSSNMAESVDEWSAYGQKNIFGQTVTVTEMQSEAGAAGAMHGSLAAGALTSTYTASQGLLLMIPNMYKIAGELLPGVFHVSARAVAAHALSIFGDHSDVMAARQTGCAMLASGSVQEVMDLGGIAHLAAIKGRIPFVHFFDGFRTSHEVQKIEAIEYDTFKELVDWDAIKAFRADSLNPEHPELRGTAQNPDIFFQAKEAVNPFYNALPEIVVDYMNKINEITGRDYKPFNYYGASDAEHVVVAMGSVTETLEETVDYLLEKGEKVGVIKVHLYRPFVSSYFMDVLPKTVKKISVLDRCKEPGAPGEPMYLDIKDMFYGKADAPVIVGGRYGLGSKDTTPAQMKAVFENLKQAEPKNGFTVGINEDVTNTSLPVTDPLSTEPKGTVRCKFWGLGSDGTVGANKNSIKIIGDHTDLYAQGYFSYDSKKSGGVTISHLRFGEKPIRSTYLISEADFIACHNQAYVNQYDLLKGIKEGGTFLLNCIWKKEELDQKLPASLKKTIAEKNIKFYIIDATDIAAEIGLGNRINMVMQSAFFKLAEVIPVEDAIKYMKQAVVDTYGSKGEKIVEMNQKAIDMGMDALEAVEVPSSWTGAEAEMAKEDDAPDFIKNILRPMNAQEGDDLPTSAFVGRENGSFPMGTSEYEKRGIAVNVPEWIKENCIQCNQCSFVCPHAAIRPFLVDEAEAKAAPENFETLKAMGKEFEGLQYRLQVSTLDCTGCGNCADICPSKKKALEMKPVEPQIEAQKENWNYAISLKNKANLTNIENMKGSQFAQPLFEFSGACAGCGETPYVKLITQLFGDRMTIANATGCSSIYGGSAPSVPYCVNENGHGPAWANSLFEDNAEFGYGMVLATNQIRAKLEDLMKEGLETDLPQNLKDTFAAWIEGKEDAKASKAATYEMIPLLEKSAGNLIVDEIIEKKDYLVKKSHWVFGGDGWAYDIGYGGLDHVLASGDDINVLVMDTEVYSNTGGQSSKASPAGAVAKFATSGKKIIKKDLGRMAMTYGYVYVAQVGMGADKNQLMKAMKEAEAYPGPSLVIAYSPCIAHGIGAGMGKTQEQTKKAVESGYWHLYRYNPLLKEEGKNPFTLDSKEPSMSFQDFLSSEVRYASLKKTFPEEAEVLFKAAEMDAKERYEIYKKLATD is encoded by the coding sequence ATGTCAAAATTAATGAAAACGATGGATGGGAACACAGCGGCTGCTTATGTGTCTTATGCATTTACAGATGTAGCGGCTATCTATCCAATCACCCCTTCCTCTAACATGGCGGAAAGTGTTGATGAATGGAGTGCGTACGGACAAAAAAATATTTTTGGACAAACCGTAACCGTTACAGAGATGCAGTCAGAGGCTGGTGCTGCTGGTGCTATGCATGGATCCTTAGCGGCAGGTGCATTAACTTCAACGTATACAGCGTCACAAGGTCTTTTATTGATGATTCCCAATATGTATAAAATTGCAGGTGAATTATTGCCGGGTGTTTTTCATGTAAGCGCTCGTGCGGTAGCGGCTCATGCCTTATCTATTTTTGGAGATCACTCTGATGTGATGGCAGCTCGTCAGACCGGATGTGCGATGCTGGCTTCTGGAAGTGTTCAGGAAGTAATGGACTTAGGTGGAATTGCTCACTTGGCAGCTATTAAAGGTAGAATTCCTTTTGTGCATTTCTTTGATGGATTCAGAACCTCTCATGAAGTTCAAAAGATTGAAGCTATTGAATACGATACCTTTAAGGAGCTAGTAGACTGGGATGCGATTAAAGCTTTCCGAGCGGATTCTCTAAATCCAGAGCATCCAGAACTACGGGGTACGGCTCAGAATCCTGATATTTTCTTCCAGGCAAAAGAAGCCGTCAATCCATTTTACAACGCACTTCCGGAAATTGTAGTGGATTATATGAATAAGATCAATGAAATTACCGGAAGAGACTACAAGCCATTTAACTATTATGGTGCATCAGATGCTGAGCACGTGGTTGTTGCTATGGGGTCGGTAACAGAAACCTTAGAAGAGACGGTAGATTATTTACTTGAAAAAGGCGAAAAAGTAGGGGTTATTAAAGTACATCTATATAGACCTTTTGTTTCATCTTACTTTATGGATGTTCTCCCTAAAACAGTTAAAAAGATTTCGGTCTTGGATCGATGTAAAGAGCCGGGAGCACCGGGAGAGCCTATGTACTTAGATATAAAAGATATGTTTTATGGAAAAGCAGATGCACCGGTTATTGTAGGTGGGCGATATGGTCTTGGATCTAAAGACACAACACCTGCTCAAATGAAAGCCGTCTTTGAAAACCTAAAGCAGGCAGAACCTAAAAATGGTTTTACAGTTGGAATCAACGAAGATGTTACAAATACATCCTTGCCTGTTACAGATCCATTAAGCACAGAGCCTAAAGGAACGGTTAGATGTAAATTCTGGGGACTTGGTTCTGATGGTACGGTAGGAGCAAATAAAAACTCCATCAAAATCATTGGTGATCATACAGATCTATATGCACAGGGATACTTCTCCTATGATTCCAAAAAATCAGGCGGGGTAACGATTTCTCATTTACGTTTTGGAGAAAAACCCATCCGCTCCACTTACCTGATCAGTGAGGCTGATTTTATAGCGTGCCATAATCAAGCCTATGTAAATCAATATGATTTGTTGAAAGGAATTAAAGAAGGCGGAACTTTCCTGCTGAACTGTATTTGGAAAAAAGAAGAATTGGATCAAAAATTACCAGCTAGCCTGAAAAAGACAATAGCTGAAAAAAACATTAAATTCTATATTATTGATGCAACGGATATTGCTGCAGAAATTGGCCTTGGCAATAGAATCAACATGGTGATGCAGTCTGCATTCTTTAAGCTGGCAGAAGTAATTCCGGTTGAAGATGCGATAAAATATATGAAACAAGCTGTTGTGGACACCTATGGGTCTAAAGGTGAAAAAATTGTTGAAATGAATCAAAAGGCAATAGACATGGGCATGGATGCGTTGGAAGCTGTTGAAGTTCCAAGCAGCTGGACTGGCGCAGAAGCAGAAATGGCAAAGGAAGATGATGCTCCTGATTTCATTAAAAACATCCTTCGTCCAATGAATGCACAAGAAGGAGATGATCTGCCTACTAGTGCCTTTGTAGGAAGAGAAAACGGTTCTTTCCCTATGGGAACTTCAGAATACGAAAAACGAGGAATCGCTGTTAATGTGCCAGAGTGGATAAAAGAAAACTGCATACAGTGTAACCAGTGCTCTTTTGTTTGTCCTCATGCAGCCATTCGTCCCTTCCTGGTTGATGAAGCAGAAGCAAAAGCAGCACCAGAAAACTTTGAAACTCTAAAAGCAATGGGCAAAGAATTTGAAGGTCTACAATACAGACTTCAAGTGTCAACCCTTGACTGTACAGGTTGTGGAAACTGCGCAGACATTTGCCCATCTAAAAAGAAAGCTTTAGAAATGAAGCCGGTTGAACCTCAAATAGAAGCACAAAAGGAAAACTGGAACTATGCTATTTCGCTTAAAAATAAAGCTAATTTAACCAATATCGAAAACATGAAAGGAAGCCAGTTTGCACAGCCGCTCTTTGAATTCTCTGGAGCATGTGCCGGGTGTGGCGAAACTCCTTATGTGAAGTTGATTACTCAGTTGTTTGGTGATCGAATGACGATTGCTAATGCGACAGGCTGTAGTTCTATTTACGGAGGCAGCGCACCTTCTGTGCCATATTGCGTAAATGAAAACGGACACGGTCCTGCATGGGCAAACTCCTTGTTTGAAGATAATGCAGAGTTTGGTTACGGAATGGTATTGGCAACAAATCAAATAAGAGCTAAGTTAGAGGATTTGATGAAAGAAGGTTTAGAAACTGACCTACCTCAAAACTTGAAAGATACTTTCGCTGCATGGATAGAAGGAAAAGAAGATGCGAAAGCTTCAAAAGCAGCCACATACGAAATGATTCCGTTGCTGGAAAAATCAGCTGGAAACCTAATTGTGGATGAAATTATCGAGAAAAAAGATTATTTAGTTAAAAAATCTCACTGGGTATTTGGTGGCGATGGTTGGGCTTATGATATCGGTTATGGTGGGCTTGATCATGTGTTGGCAAGTGGAGATGACATTAATGTCCTAGTAATGGATACCGAAGTATATTCCAATACTGGTGGTCAGTCCTCAAAAGCTTCTCCTGCTGGTGCGGTTGCTAAATTTGCTACTTCAGGAAAGAAAATTATTAAAAAAGACCTGGGTAGAATGGCGATGACCTATGGATATGTTTATGTGGCACAAGTTGGAATGGGTGCTGATAAAAATCAGCTAATGAAAGCAATGAAAGAAGCTGAAGCTTATCCAGGACCATCCTTGGTGATTGCTTACTCACCATGTATTGCTCATGGCATTGGTGCTGGTATGGGCAAGACGCAGGAGCAGACTAAAAAAGCTGTAGAATCTGGATACTGGCATCTGTATCGATACAACCCGTTATTGAAAGAAGAAGGTAAAAATCCATTTACCTTGGATTCTAAAGAACCTTCCATGTCTTTCCAAGACTTCTTGAGCAGTGAAGTGCGTTATGCTTCTTTGAAAAAGACATTCCCAGAAGAAGCGGAAGTACTGTTCAAAGCAGCTGAAATGGATGCTAAAGAACGATATGAAATTTATAAAAAGCTGGCAACTGACTAA
- a CDS encoding HD domain-containing protein has translation MHNNDFYSVPLSYQHLASRFFSDKVNDHEMRVMHYSLFIFDAIKAEFSIGPKERHLLYLSAMLHDIGYEISAKKHDSHTFSIIKNDPFFNCIPHPERLMLALIAGGHRKKISSEIRLLSITNQLIVNQLAAILRIADAIDYPRDRELRITHIQLHSNFLEIHFITPVFDVVQTRIEKKSSLFKETFDRSLKLCKSV, from the coding sequence ATGCATAATAATGATTTTTATTCCGTCCCATTGTCTTATCAACACTTAGCAAGTAGATTTTTCTCAGATAAGGTAAATGATCACGAGATGCGTGTGATGCATTATTCTTTATTCATATTCGATGCTATTAAAGCAGAATTTTCAATTGGCCCTAAAGAGCGACATCTACTTTATCTTAGCGCTATGCTTCATGATATTGGTTATGAAATCAGTGCAAAAAAACATGATTCCCATACGTTTTCCATTATAAAAAACGATCCATTTTTTAATTGCATCCCTCATCCAGAGCGTTTAATGTTAGCACTAATTGCCGGTGGGCATAGAAAAAAAATCAGTTCTGAAATTCGTCTATTAAGCATAACGAATCAGCTGATTGTAAATCAATTAGCCGCTATTCTTCGTATTGCCGATGCGATTGATTATCCCCGAGATAGAGAGCTTCGTATCACTCATATTCAATTGCATTCTAATTTTTTGGAAATACATTTTATCACGCCAGTCTTTGATGTGGTTCAAACACGTATTGAGAAAAAATCTTCTTTGTTTAAAGAAACATTCGACCGCTCCCTCAAACTCTGCAAAAGTGTTTAG
- a CDS encoding peptidylprolyl isomerase, with the protein MDQKQVLAIVEGREITQEDLELVIQSLNPQQANQFQTEDGKKRLLQELVNQELIYLDAVENGVESNLDYQRALKKMKDNFLKQYAMNAMFQKAEVSEEEIEQFYKDHPEQFQQPAQTKASHILVDDEDAAIKIKNELNEGASFEEKAKEASGCPSSQKGGDLGYFPKGKMVPEFEEAAMELNPGEISEPVKTQFGFHIIKVVDRKEGSTSKLEDVKDQLQQHLAAQKQQSIYLETVNSLKDKYKVEIK; encoded by the coding sequence ATGGATCAGAAACAAGTATTAGCTATTGTAGAAGGTAGAGAAATTACTCAAGAAGATCTTGAGCTTGTTATTCAAAGTCTCAACCCACAACAGGCGAATCAGTTCCAAACAGAAGATGGAAAAAAACGATTATTACAGGAACTGGTAAATCAAGAATTGATTTACCTAGATGCTGTTGAAAATGGAGTAGAGTCAAACCTTGATTATCAAAGAGCTTTAAAGAAAATGAAAGACAATTTTTTGAAACAATATGCGATGAACGCCATGTTCCAAAAAGCCGAAGTGTCCGAAGAAGAAATCGAACAGTTTTATAAGGATCATCCGGAGCAATTCCAGCAACCTGCTCAAACGAAAGCAAGCCATATCTTAGTTGATGATGAGGATGCGGCCATTAAGATAAAGAACGAACTTAATGAGGGTGCTTCTTTTGAAGAAAAGGCTAAAGAAGCTTCCGGTTGCCCTTCTAGTCAAAAGGGTGGAGATCTTGGGTATTTTCCTAAGGGAAAAATGGTTCCTGAGTTCGAAGAAGCTGCAATGGAACTAAATCCTGGCGAAATCAGCGAACCGGTTAAAACTCAGTTCGGATTTCATATTATTAAAGTGGTTGACCGAAAAGAAGGTAGCACCAGCAAGTTAGAAGATGTTAAAGATCAGTTGCAACAACATTTAGCCGCCCAAAAACAACAATCTATTTATTTAGAAACAGTGAACAGCCTAAAAGACAAGTATAAAGTGGAAATAAAATAA
- a CDS encoding NAD(P)/FAD-dependent oxidoreductase: MIRIRELKISAKQEQNLMKAIMEQLKLETEEIIDYRVYKRSVDARRKENIMFVYIIDVHVKNEKSVLNRLKRNKNIALMPEEPPVEANVNKGNLKLEKPPVIIGTGPAGLFCGLYLAEKGYRPILLERGEKVEQRVKDVYDFWKNGKLNPESNVQFGEGGAGTFSDGKLTTRIKDPRCRYVLKKLKEHGAPEEILYDSKPHIGTDKLRNVVAEIRKSIIREGGQVLYGHKVTELQIEKGEIKGVEIENKGHLETSIVIAAMGHSARDLFESFYQSGVPMEAKAFSLGVRIEHPQKQINLIQYGTDKNAHILGAADYRLSWHHPMGRGAYTFCMCPGGMVVASASEAGSVVTNGMSAYGRKGKNANSALLVSVTPKDFEGDDPLAGMRFQRKWEQEAFKLGGEKYHAPVQRVEDFLASRPSRELGSVLSTYRPGITPTELTSCLPPYVTEVLREALKKWDQKMKGFALKDALLTGVETRSSSPLRIKRNERMESDVKGLYPSGEGCGFAGGIMSAAVDGIRSAEAVLERYYLSEN; the protein is encoded by the coding sequence ATGATTCGTATTCGCGAACTGAAAATTTCTGCCAAGCAAGAACAAAATTTAATGAAAGCTATTATGGAGCAATTAAAGCTAGAAACGGAAGAAATCATAGACTATCGAGTATACAAGCGTTCTGTTGATGCAAGAAGAAAAGAAAACATTATGTTTGTGTATATTATTGATGTGCATGTGAAAAATGAAAAGTCAGTACTGAATCGCTTGAAACGCAATAAAAACATTGCTTTAATGCCAGAAGAGCCGCCAGTGGAAGCCAATGTAAACAAAGGGAACTTAAAGTTGGAAAAACCACCTGTGATTATCGGTACAGGGCCTGCAGGTCTTTTTTGTGGCCTTTATTTGGCAGAAAAAGGATACCGGCCTATCTTGCTGGAGCGGGGAGAAAAAGTAGAGCAACGGGTAAAGGATGTTTATGATTTTTGGAAAAATGGAAAACTAAACCCAGAATCTAATGTTCAGTTTGGAGAAGGAGGAGCCGGCACTTTTTCCGATGGAAAACTAACGACAAGGATCAAGGATCCTAGATGTCGATATGTTCTTAAAAAACTTAAGGAACATGGTGCTCCGGAAGAAATTCTGTACGACAGTAAGCCGCATATTGGAACGGATAAATTAAGAAATGTAGTGGCTGAAATTCGGAAATCAATTATTCGAGAAGGGGGCCAGGTTCTTTATGGACACAAAGTAACAGAGCTTCAAATAGAAAAAGGAGAAATAAAAGGAGTGGAAATAGAAAACAAAGGACATCTTGAAACCTCAATTGTCATTGCGGCTATGGGACATAGTGCCAGAGACTTGTTTGAATCTTTTTATCAGTCCGGTGTACCGATGGAAGCAAAAGCGTTTTCTTTAGGAGTGCGCATTGAACATCCTCAAAAGCAAATCAATCTGATTCAATATGGTACAGATAAAAATGCTCATATACTAGGAGCAGCAGATTATAGACTATCCTGGCATCACCCGATGGGAAGAGGTGCATACACCTTTTGCATGTGTCCTGGTGGAATGGTGGTTGCATCAGCTTCTGAGGCGGGATCAGTGGTAACAAACGGCATGAGCGCCTATGGAAGAAAAGGTAAAAATGCAAACAGCGCATTACTGGTGTCTGTTACACCTAAGGACTTTGAAGGAGACGATCCCTTAGCTGGCATGAGATTTCAACGAAAGTGGGAACAAGAAGCTTTTAAGCTTGGCGGAGAAAAATACCATGCACCTGTTCAGCGAGTAGAAGATTTTCTGGCTTCCCGACCATCGAGGGAACTGGGAAGTGTTCTTTCGACCTATCGACCTGGAATAACGCCAACAGAACTGACAAGCTGTTTGCCGCCTTACGTTACAGAGGTGTTAAGAGAAGCGTTGAAAAAATGGGATCAGAAGATGAAAGGATTTGCATTGAAGGATGCCCTATTAACCGGAGTGGAAACGAGGAGTTCATCGCCCCTTCGCATCAAAAGAAATGAAAGAATGGAAAGTGACGTTAAAGGATTATACCCAAGCGGTGAAGGGTGTGGCTTTGCGGGAGGGATTATGTCAGCAGCGGTTGATGGAATTCGATCGGCAGAAGCGGTCTTAGAAAGATATTATTTATCCGAAAACTAA
- a CDS encoding BaiN/RdsA family NAD(P)/FAD-dependent oxidoreductase yields the protein MHQKKQTVIIGAGASGMIAAIEAARYGTDVMLIEKEKRAGKKLLATGNGRCNFSNMNSSLPYYHGKNLILAESVLKKVTLEEVLSLFSHLGIKYKVEEEGKIYPYSDQGSSVLDVIRYEMERLGVEIRTETKAVCINQKEHGFGVMLEGKEIKETIEANKVILATGGKAGSKFGADGSGYQLATQLGHRLIKPLPAIVQLKLKAPWLKALNGVKWQGAVSITQQKEILRREEGEILFTEYGISGPPALQLGRLASEKGENCNVSISLFPEWSRDELCAEVYMRMRSSQEKPADFSLVGLLHKKMIPVILKESGIIKTDCLVSEVTDIQLKQLINLLSNWVIPVKGTLSWQHAQVTAGGIDTTEIRTDTLESKLVKGLYLTGEMMDIDGDCGGYNLHWAWCTGIIAGRSSALA from the coding sequence GTGCATCAAAAGAAACAAACTGTCATTATAGGAGCTGGAGCTTCTGGTATGATTGCGGCCATTGAAGCTGCAAGATATGGTACGGATGTAATGCTGATAGAAAAAGAAAAAAGAGCCGGAAAAAAACTGTTGGCAACGGGAAATGGTCGATGTAATTTTAGCAATATGAACTCATCACTACCTTATTATCATGGGAAGAACCTGATATTAGCTGAATCGGTGTTAAAGAAAGTGACTTTAGAAGAAGTTTTATCCCTGTTTTCACATTTGGGAATAAAGTATAAAGTAGAGGAAGAAGGGAAGATATATCCATATTCTGACCAGGGATCTTCTGTTCTAGATGTGATTAGATATGAAATGGAACGATTGGGTGTAGAGATTAGAACAGAAACGAAAGCAGTCTGTATTAACCAAAAAGAACATGGATTTGGAGTGATGCTAGAAGGGAAAGAAATAAAAGAAACAATAGAAGCAAACAAGGTGATTTTAGCGACTGGAGGTAAAGCTGGCAGCAAATTTGGGGCTGATGGCAGTGGGTATCAACTAGCAACGCAATTAGGTCATCGGCTCATCAAACCATTGCCAGCAATCGTTCAGCTTAAGTTAAAGGCTCCCTGGCTAAAGGCTTTAAATGGCGTTAAATGGCAAGGTGCTGTTTCTATTACACAGCAAAAGGAAATACTGAGAAGAGAAGAAGGAGAAATCCTTTTTACAGAATATGGGATATCAGGTCCTCCAGCTTTACAACTAGGAAGGTTGGCGTCAGAAAAAGGCGAAAACTGTAACGTGAGCATATCTCTTTTTCCTGAGTGGAGTCGGGATGAATTGTGTGCGGAAGTCTATATGAGAATGAGAAGTTCACAAGAAAAACCGGCAGACTTTTCTCTTGTAGGGTTGCTACATAAAAAAATGATTCCGGTTATATTAAAAGAATCAGGGATTATAAAAACCGACTGTTTGGTTTCAGAAGTAACGGACATACAGCTAAAACAGTTGATTAACCTTTTGTCAAACTGGGTAATACCGGTGAAGGGAACGCTTTCCTGGCAGCATGCTCAAGTAACAGCAGGCGGGATAGATACTACTGAAATAAGGACAGATACGCTGGAATCTAAGCTCGTAAAGGGGCTTTATCTGACGGGAGAAATGATGGATATAGATGGTGACTGTGGCGGCTATAACCTTCATTGGGCATGGTGCACAGGAATCATAGCGGGTCGAAGTTCGGCGTTAGCATAG
- the epsC gene encoding serine O-acetyltransferase EpsC — protein MASYFDVVRERDPAARNRLDMILNYPGVHAICLHRIANALYRSRFILLGRIVSTIGRFLTGIEIHPGATIGKRLFIDHGMGIVIGETAEIGDDVTLFHGVTLGGTGKDKGKRHPTVENNVIVGAGAKILGPITLEKGSKIGANAVVVKNVPKGCTAVGVPARIIRPEDRAKKAGHSN, from the coding sequence ATGGCATCTTATTTTGATGTGGTAAGGGAAAGAGATCCGGCAGCAAGAAACAGATTAGATATGATTCTGAATTATCCAGGAGTGCATGCCATATGCTTGCATCGTATTGCTAATGCGTTGTACCGTTCTCGGTTCATCTTGTTAGGCCGTATCGTATCGACGATAGGACGATTTTTGACAGGGATCGAAATTCACCCAGGTGCAACAATAGGAAAAAGGCTTTTTATTGACCATGGAATGGGCATTGTCATTGGTGAAACAGCAGAAATTGGTGATGATGTAACCTTGTTTCATGGAGTAACCTTGGGTGGCACAGGAAAAGATAAAGGAAAAAGACATCCAACGGTAGAGAACAATGTTATCGTTGGTGCTGGGGCAAAAATACTTGGACCTATTACACTGGAAAAAGGATCAAAAATTGGGGCTAATGCTGTTGTTGTAAAAAATGTGCCGAAAGGATGTACAGCTGTTGGTGTACCGGCTAGAATTATTAGGCCGGAAGATAGAGCGAAAAAAGCCGGCCATAGCAACTGA